Within the Rosa rugosa chromosome 2, drRosRugo1.1, whole genome shotgun sequence genome, the region aatttttatattgtCGACCTTtcactttcttctctttttgagGGTCCCCTCCCACCAACTTCGGTcgtagcttttcttctttttttataatAATACAAAAGGAAGGACCGAATCGGGGGTTCTGGAATTTCTCTGACTTTGCTAAAAGGACCGTACATTTCAAGAACACTGAGTACTTGAAAGTGATGGTCCAAGAACTGTGCGTAAGCACTTTATTCTGAGAGAAATTTATTCAAGATCTAATATCACATATTAATCTgtacgtgaaaaaaaaaaaaaaaactgactttGCTAAAAGGACCGTACATTTCAAATAATCTCTGTGTTTCCTCCATGAGCCACAGTAGGACATGTATATATACAGGGACGTAGTCATGTACAAAGCTACTTGGGTTGCAGCCCAACTTCAATTTCTCCCaaaatgtttatatatatataccatgaAATATACCATACTCACATAAGTTTCTCATAGACCAGTTGGTTAAAGCTTTGGTATAACATAGATCAAGTCACTGGTTTGATCACCAATAGAAtaggtttcttcttctttaatttttttccttttctttcattcttcttttactaattttcatttcctttttcttttctgggtctATTCTCTTTTACTAATTATACATCAAAATATTTCTAGCTTTATCTATTCTTTTTCATTATAGGATTGAGAATAGTAAATTAGTTgtatttctctaaattcatttattTACAGTTGGTACAATTATTGTTAATTGATAAAATGGGTATCACATAGGTATTAAAAATAAACCcaatcattttctttctttctttcttcttttactaattttcatttcctttttcttttctgggtctCTTCTCTTTTACTAATTATACATCAAAATATTTCTAGCTTTATCTATTCTTTTTCATGATAGGATTGAGTACAGTAAATTAGTTgtatttctctaaattcatttattTACAGTGGGTACAGTTATTGTTAATCATCACATAGGTATTAAAAATAAACCCAatcattttttaaaatttatatgcttttagaaggaaaaaaatagcTTATTGTTATAGCCCACCCAAACTTGACATCATGATCCGTCCCTGGCTAAAATTAGACTAACCTATTTTCAATTCCTGGCTACgtccctctatatatatatatatatatatatatatatatatattaataaagaGTAATGCTATTCATAAGTGTTATGAATTAATTGTGTGTAGTTAGAGCCTCATTTGATGACACATGATAACACCGGATTTGGATCActcaggaagaagaagaagaacatggTGATCACCCACCGGGATCAGAACCTGGAAAAAGTGAAATTAGAAGTTGACCCACAGTTGCTCTACTTCCATGTAAAACCAATGGGCTCCAGGAAGCAAACAGAATTGTCTCTACGATCAGAAATGGTCAAGCCGAGGACAAAAGGCAGAATGGCCTCCTCCGGCAGGAACAGAAGTTCCGGGGACCTTGCCGATTATCGCGGCACGAGAGACCAGGAAGCATACAAGACTcacgatgaagatgaagaagaggaggaggagatggGAATGGAGTTCGTAATTATGACAGAAGTGTTCAACGCCGTTTCAGCCATGACAATTGCATACGTGAGCCTACAAGAGGCCCACAACCCTTGGGACCCGGAGAAGCTGAGGGCGGCTGACGTGGCGGTGGTGGGGGAGCTGAGAAGGCTGGGAGACTTAAGAGAGAGGTACTTGAGGAGAAGATGTTACGGCGGAGGTAGTGGTGATATGCTGAGGGAGGCGGTGGTGCCGTACGAGGCGGCAATCGAGGAGCTGAAGAAAGAGGTGAAGGCTAGAGATATGGAGGTTGACAATCTGAAAGAGAAGCTGAAGAGCATTATTGGAGAGGCCAATAGCGGGAAGAAGAGCAGGAATTCTATGTCTAGGAGAAAGGTCCATTGCATTACTCAAGGTAACGTACAAACAGCCACTTCTGGATCAGTTTATTAGGGCATGCAATAACATGCACCTTGTAGCAATTCATGGCCACTTTAGGGCTTGAGTGACAAATCGTAGAGATAACTacaaaatagacaaaaaccTATGGTGGAAACTAGAAGAGTTGAAACCCTATACAAGCTTTGATTTGGCTTTTTGCATATATACCACgtacaaaatatatatagtaACTAATAGCTTGTAATCACTTGCAGTTTCAACAGCTCCTGCCCCAGAATTGTTCGAGGGGGCAATGAGCGGAGTTAGAGAGGCATCAGACACCTTCACTATagttctcctctctctcatgCGTGCGGCTCACTGGGATATCGCTGCGGTCGTACGCTCCATTGAAGCCGCCACTGCCACAGCTACGAGGATCAGCGCTTCCTCTGTAATCCAAACTCAACGTGCCAACGCCAAGTTCGCTCTTCAGTCCTACATTTCCCGTAAAGTCTTTCAAGGCTTCGACCACGAGAGCTTCTACATGGATAACGGCCTCTCCTCAGTTCTCAGCCCAGACCAGTATCGCCGGGACTGCTTCGCCGAATATTGTGACATAAAAAGCATGGACTCCACAGAGCTTCTCAATATCCAGCCCTCGTGTAACTTTGGCAAGTTTTGCTCCAACAAGTACTTGGCTATTGTTCATCCCAAGATGGAGGAGTCATTCTTCGGAGACTTGGAGCAGAGACAACAAGTTGTAGAAGGCAGGAACCCTAGGAGTCAGTTTTACAGACAGTTCTTGGAGTTGGCTAAGGCGATGTGGTTGCTTCACTTGCTGGCGTTCTCGCTTGACCCTGCACCAAGTCAGTTTGAGGCTCGCAGAGGAGCTGATTTTCATCCAGACTACATGGAGAGTGTTCTCAAGTCTCCAGGACAAGTTCCTTCGGGTCAAGTTGTTGGGTTTCCCTTAATTCCAGGGTTCAAGCTTGGCAATGGGTCGATTATTAAGGCCAGAGTTTACCTTGTATCCAAGAATTAGACGTCTTGATTAGTTATCAAGAAAAGGTCCAAGTACTCCTATTGTTACTACTGTTGTGGTGCTACTCTAATGTTGAGAACTTGAGAATGTGTCACGGTGTGCAATAAGCCAATAAGCAATGTCTTTTTGCTTAAATTAAGTAATATGTATTGATGAACCGTGGTTATGATGAATTCCGAATTTATAATGTTTTGGACTTAATTTTGTTGCGGATTATAATTTACAAAAAGcaaaatagaaacaaaattGTTTGATCAATTGATATCTTACATTGAGGGTGGGGATGAGGACCCCCCATACTTTTAAATTGGGATTGGAGAAGAGATTCATGGGGCTGAGAATAGATAGATTAGATTCTAGATAGGATGATGTTGTGATCTTGATCGCCAATCCATTTTATTGCCATCTTATGTAAATTAAATTTGAACATTCTATAATTCACCAAGAACATAACAAGCAAGGCTTCTAAGCCATAGCTTGAATAACACCTTTATCCATGATGTATTATAAGAATTACATCACGATCACTACTACAAACACGGGCAAAGGCCACATTTGTTTTGCCACAGATAGAAATGACGGTGGAGATGGGGCTAATTGTCACGccctgaattttgaataaccaattcaaatccgaaacatgaataaacaattaatacaaataacgttctgaatttttttctcagaaacaaacacaccactcgccactcaacacaaaactcgaaaacctcgagttaattattacaattcactcttacaaagtaaaattgtaaagctctaaaagagcataacaaacctcacaatataatgctgtaattcacataacactactctaagctgcccgatcaccgtcctggttctcctgacctgcagggttatccgctacaccgtttgaatagtgtaccgggattgcaacaacacaaaacccggtaagcttttgacagcccgtatgagtaaaaagaaagaactgttgatttattaaatttcagttcaagtaaaattcaacagtattacgtctgcaaagagacatcaaaccactcatgtaaaaccacaaggaatacattttcacaatcctcaaatcacaatacaccacactggtcctgcaaaaacccaacccacataacaccactttggtccatcccaacagcacgttagagctctaaccacatcgctaccagtcaccttggcctaggtgcaagtaatgcgacatacttcggttaataataaaccgtcgcgctttggacatccccgtcctcagcaccatatacttcggttaataataaaccgtcgcgctttggacatccccgtcctcagcacacaacttcggttaataataaaccgtcgcaccttggacatccccgtcctcagcacacaaacactccggttatccttaaccgtcgaacttcggacacctcatcctcagaaccctacattctctaactctatacatcctccaatgtaaatcatgaatattaacaagaactcatcaatcatgttcatcacatataattatggtaagtcacatgtcaattcataataatttaatcatcccaattccacactcttcaatgtcacaccattcacatataatcacgtaagtatatatatacgtaattatccgctcagggataatcactaataccaa harbors:
- the LOC133733861 gene encoding protein GRAVITROPIC IN THE LIGHT 1-like → MFPNFFTCCSLLETSRKKKKNMVITHRDQNLEKVKLEVDPQLLYFHVKPMGSRKQTELSLRSEMVKPRTKGRMASSGRNRSSGDLADYRGTRDQEAYKTHDEDEEEEEEMGMEFVIMTEVFNAVSAMTIAYVSLQEAHNPWDPEKLRAADVAVVGELRRLGDLRERYLRRRCYGGGSGDMLREAVVPYEAAIEELKKEVKARDMEVDNLKEKLKSIIGEANSGKKSRNSMSRRKVHCITQVSTAPAPELFEGAMSGVREASDTFTIVLLSLMRAAHWDIAAVVRSIEAATATATRISASSVIQTQRANAKFALQSYISRKVFQGFDHESFYMDNGLSSVLSPDQYRRDCFAEYCDIKSMDSTELLNIQPSCNFGKFCSNKYLAIVHPKMEESFFGDLEQRQQVVEGRNPRSQFYRQFLELAKAMWLLHLLAFSLDPAPSQFEARRGADFHPDYMESVLKSPGQVPSGQVVGFPLIPGFKLGNGSIIKARVYLVSKN